In Thermoleophilia bacterium, one DNA window encodes the following:
- a CDS encoding Re/Si-specific NAD(P)(+) transhydrogenase subunit alpha, with protein MVIGVPREERAGESRVALSPTALPQLTKAGFDVVVESGAGDAAGYPDSTFTDRGARIGTRDDVFAADVVVQVNVLGGDPASTDLARVRPGQVVVGAVAPFARPELVKALAGTGVTLYALELVPRSTRAQSMDILSSQAAVAGYKAVLLAANELPKMFPLLTTAAGTIAPAKVFIVGAGVAGLAAIANARRLGALVEAYDVRPAAREEVESLGARFVELPLETGQDGGSGGYATALSAEMITRQQELMAKTVAASDVIITTAQVQGTRAPEIITTAMIRGMAAGSVVVDLAAEQGGNCEPTVAGETVLVDGVKVIGAVNLPGEIPVHASQLFGKNVANFLSLMVVDGKLDIDVDDDVIRQSVVARGGDVVNNRVREALGLVPLPDPEPEVPDPAPESPFAEETAK; from the coding sequence CTTTGATGTGGTCGTGGAGTCCGGGGCCGGTGACGCCGCCGGATACCCCGACTCCACCTTCACCGACCGTGGGGCCCGCATCGGAACCCGCGACGACGTGTTCGCGGCCGACGTGGTGGTCCAGGTCAACGTCCTTGGCGGCGATCCCGCGAGCACCGACCTCGCCCGGGTACGGCCGGGTCAGGTTGTGGTGGGGGCCGTGGCGCCGTTCGCCCGTCCCGAACTGGTGAAGGCGCTCGCCGGTACTGGCGTCACGCTGTACGCGCTGGAGCTCGTTCCGCGCAGCACCCGTGCCCAGTCGATGGACATCCTGTCCTCCCAGGCCGCGGTGGCGGGGTACAAGGCCGTGCTCCTCGCCGCCAACGAACTCCCCAAGATGTTCCCGTTGCTCACGACGGCGGCGGGGACCATCGCCCCGGCCAAGGTTTTCATCGTCGGTGCGGGCGTTGCCGGACTGGCGGCGATCGCCAACGCACGTCGGCTCGGTGCCCTCGTTGAGGCGTACGACGTGCGCCCGGCCGCCCGCGAGGAGGTTGAGAGCCTCGGCGCCCGGTTCGTGGAGCTTCCGTTGGAGACCGGTCAGGATGGCGGTTCCGGTGGGTATGCCACTGCGCTCTCCGCCGAAATGATCACGAGGCAGCAGGAGCTCATGGCCAAGACGGTCGCCGCCAGCGATGTCATCATCACGACCGCGCAGGTTCAGGGCACCCGGGCCCCCGAGATCATCACCACCGCGATGATCAGGGGTATGGCCGCCGGATCCGTGGTGGTGGACCTCGCTGCCGAGCAGGGCGGCAACTGTGAGCCCACCGTGGCCGGTGAGACCGTTCTCGTGGACGGTGTCAAGGTCATCGGTGCGGTCAATCTGCCCGGTGAGATCCCCGTCCACGCAAGCCAACTGTTCGGAAAGAACGTGGCAAACTTCCTCAGCCTCATGGTGGTCGATGGGAAGCTCGACATCGATGTGGATGACGACGTCATCCGGCAGAGCGTCGTCGCCCGGGGCGGCGACGTGGTGAACAATCGCGTGCGCGAGGCTCTGGGTCTCGTGCCGCTTCCGGACCCGGAGCCCGAGGTACCGGACCCCGCGCCCGAATCCCCATTCGCTGAGGAGACTGCGAAGTGA
- a CDS encoding NAD(P) transhydrogenase subunit alpha, with protein MNVSTEFIITGLFVFALAGFLGFETIRRVPRLLHTPLMALTNALSAVSLVGSLVVLGRQYSAYATILGFVAVVASTINVVGGFLITDKMLRMFKPRKKTPETADLEAESAS; from the coding sequence GTGAACGTCAGTACCGAGTTCATCATCACGGGGCTCTTCGTGTTCGCCCTCGCGGGCTTTCTGGGCTTCGAGACCATTCGCCGGGTGCCGCGTCTGCTGCACACGCCGCTCATGGCCCTCACCAACGCACTGTCGGCTGTCTCGCTCGTCGGGTCGCTGGTGGTGCTGGGTCGTCAGTACTCCGCCTACGCGACCATCCTCGGCTTCGTTGCCGTGGTCGCGTCCACCATCAACGTGGTGGGCGGGTTTCTGATCACCGACAAGATGCTCCGGATGTTCAAGCCGCGGAAAAAGACACCGGAGACGGCTGACCTCGAGGCCGAGTCCGCATCGTGA
- a CDS encoding NAD(P)(+) transhydrogenase (Re/Si-specific) subunit beta, which yields MLIGVLYLVGAIGFVLSLKWMADAKTARRGIFAGEIGFVLAIVGTLLMPGITSTGYIYIAVALLIGAAIGVPLGLLVPMTAMPQRIALSHAFGALAAGLVGIVEYFNGQPDIGPFVMAVLGIEIVLGCLVFTGSLMAAGKLQEILPQRPFVFRGQIWFNFAVLGMALAFIVALVVNPSLSWAVPVIILLGLLFGVLLIIPIGGADMPTVIALLNAYAGISAALLGFVLSNNLLIVAGALDGMSGLILAIVMCRAMNRSFTNVLFGAFGQLDESVGEHGEMGSIRTASFDEAGEILKNSRLVVIVPGYGMAVAQAQHKVREFADTLAAEGVEVKYAIHPVAGRMPGHMNVLLAEAQVPYEQLLDMEEINPEFPQVDVVLVLGANDVVNPSARHLKSSPIYGMPILDVDKAACVIVVKRSMRPGFAGVENELFYNEKTLMVFGDAKDVMSELITEVSGKRNSISV from the coding sequence GTGCTGATCGGCGTCCTCTACTTGGTCGGTGCCATCGGGTTCGTGCTGTCGCTCAAGTGGATGGCCGATGCGAAGACCGCGCGTCGGGGGATCTTCGCCGGAGAGATCGGCTTCGTGCTCGCGATCGTCGGCACGCTGTTGATGCCCGGAATCACCAGCACCGGCTACATCTATATCGCGGTGGCTCTGCTCATCGGTGCCGCCATCGGGGTTCCGCTCGGCCTTTTGGTACCCATGACTGCGATGCCACAGCGCATTGCGCTGTCGCACGCGTTCGGTGCCCTCGCCGCGGGCCTCGTGGGTATCGTCGAGTACTTCAACGGGCAGCCCGATATCGGCCCCTTCGTTATGGCCGTGCTCGGTATCGAAATCGTGTTGGGGTGTCTGGTGTTTACGGGCTCCCTCATGGCCGCCGGCAAGCTCCAGGAGATCCTTCCGCAGCGCCCCTTCGTCTTCCGCGGGCAGATCTGGTTCAACTTCGCGGTGCTCGGTATGGCCCTCGCGTTCATCGTCGCCCTGGTCGTCAACCCGTCGCTCTCGTGGGCCGTGCCGGTCATCATCCTGCTCGGCCTGTTGTTCGGGGTGCTTCTCATCATTCCGATCGGTGGCGCCGACATGCCCACCGTGATCGCACTGCTCAACGCGTACGCCGGTATCTCGGCCGCCCTGCTGGGCTTCGTGCTGTCCAACAACCTGCTCATCGTGGCGGGCGCGCTCGACGGGATGTCGGGTCTCATCCTGGCCATCGTGATGTGCCGCGCGATGAACCGCTCCTTCACCAACGTGCTGTTCGGGGCGTTCGGCCAACTCGACGAGTCGGTCGGGGAACACGGCGAGATGGGTTCCATCCGCACCGCCTCCTTCGACGAGGCGGGTGAGATCCTCAAGAACTCGCGCCTCGTGGTCATCGTCCCGGGGTACGGAATGGCCGTCGCCCAGGCGCAGCACAAGGTGCGTGAGTTCGCCGACACCCTCGCGGCGGAGGGTGTTGAGGTGAAGTACGCCATCCATCCGGTTGCTGGTCGCATGCCGGGCCACATGAACGTGCTGCTGGCCGAGGCGCAGGTGCCGTACGAGCAACTGCTGGACATGGAGGAGATCAACCCCGAGTTCCCACAGGTGGATGTGGTGCTCGTGCTCGGGGCGAACGACGTGGTCAATCCGTCGGCCCGCCACCTCAAGAGCAGCCCCATCTACGGCATGCCGATTCTCGACGTGGACAAGGCTGCCTGCGTCATTGTGGTCAAGCGCTCCATGCGCCCGGGCTTCGCCGGTGTCGAGAACGAACTGTTCTACAACGAGAAGACGCTGATGGTCTTCGGCGACGCCAAGGACGTGATGAGCGAACTCATCACGGAGGTTTCGGGCAAGCGGAACTCCATCAGCGTCTGA
- a CDS encoding methyltransferase domain-containing protein, whose translation MQIPPAPAYPIATDSVTVEIRADRDHVGGRLLLMDGVEASHVDLLDPTRITFEYLRHLVGMIDAMFPTDDALDVLQIGGGPCTLARYLTTTRRRARVRVVERDEGIVEVSRTHLMLDEVPRLDVVIGDGREIIAGLPGDALDLVVVDAFVGLLAPHRLSTAEFVIEVRRVLRPGGLYAMNLIDVAPLELASAMVAGMRVEFPEVALIADPAVLAHRTSGNLVVLASDRPLPPEAMGRALTRDPSVWESRAGKALARMVDGHVPLRDDEAPTHSLARLAPLWGRVKQPGR comes from the coding sequence GTGCAGATTCCTCCGGCCCCGGCCTATCCCATCGCGACCGATTCCGTGACAGTGGAGATCCGGGCCGATCGCGACCACGTTGGTGGGCGCCTCCTGTTGATGGACGGGGTTGAGGCGAGTCACGTGGACCTGCTCGATCCCACCCGGATCACCTTCGAATACCTGCGCCACCTCGTGGGGATGATCGACGCGATGTTCCCGACCGACGACGCACTGGACGTGCTCCAGATCGGCGGCGGACCGTGCACGCTCGCCCGGTACCTCACTACGACGCGCCGACGCGCGCGGGTGCGGGTGGTTGAGCGCGATGAGGGCATCGTGGAGGTGTCGCGCACGCACCTGATGCTCGACGAGGTGCCGCGACTCGACGTGGTGATCGGTGACGGCCGCGAGATCATTGCCGGGCTTCCCGGCGACGCACTCGACCTCGTGGTCGTCGATGCGTTCGTCGGGCTCTTGGCTCCGCATCGCCTGTCAACCGCCGAGTTCGTGATCGAGGTACGTCGGGTACTACGCCCGGGTGGCCTCTACGCGATGAATCTGATCGACGTGGCGCCACTCGAGCTGGCGTCGGCCATGGTGGCGGGGATGCGCGTCGAATTTCCCGAGGTGGCGCTCATCGCGGATCCGGCGGTGCTGGCGCATCGCACGTCGGGGAACCTCGTGGTGCTGGCATCCGACCGTCCGCTGCCTCCCGAGGCGATGGGCCGTGCCCTCACCCGTGACCCATCGGTGTGGGAGTCGCGTGCGGGGAAGGCCCTCGCGCGGATGGTCGATGGCCACGTTCCGCTGCGCGACGACGAAGCACCGACGCACTCCTTGGCCCGCCTCGCTCCGCTCTGGGGCCGGGTGAAGCAACCCGGGCGCTAG